From the genome of Chanodichthys erythropterus isolate Z2021 chromosome 17, ASM2448905v1, whole genome shotgun sequence:
GTTTCCTCAGAGCCACGCGCGCTGCCTCCTCTTCGGCTGCCAGGACGGTCTCACCCGGACCCTGAGCCAGCAGCTTACGGTCACTGGCAAAAACAAAAGAGATAAAAAgatttgacattttaaaaatcaatcaaaaacctAAACTACGAGGGAGTATTGACTGTTAGCAATAGCAATGGGTCTGAAATTGTTTCCTAGAGGAGACCAAAATAAATCTGACTTGACCCTGAAATGACACATcagggttaaagggatagttcacccaaaaatgaaaatttgatatttatcagcttacccccagtgcttccaagatgtaggtgacattttttcttcagttgatcacaaatgatgatttttaactgcaacgatcggtttgtgtgagaaaccgaacagtatttatatcattttttacctctaatacaccactatgtccaacttcgttcagcttccggtgagtgaggtcagattgcgctctgacaacggaagtgatgtctcgcgctcattgaagtatatgggcgagacatcatttccgtcttcagaacacgttttttgacctcactaacaggaagctgaacgaagttggacatagtggtgtattagaggtaaaaaatgatataaatactgttcggtttctcacacaaaccgatcgtttcgtctcttaggacattaatgtgtcgtcatgagctgCAGGTTTTCAtatggatttgtctaagcaaggtttattcactcttatagatgaagttcccatctactgcaatgatttgaatgacagagggcagtggttgcagttaaaaatcatcatttgtgatcgactgaagaaaaaatgtcacctacatcttggatgcactgggggtgagctgataaatatcaaattttcatttttgggtgaactatccctttaatcaacTAGAACTTTATTTACAGACTATGGAGTAAATAGATCAGGGCTTAGATATTTAGCAGCATGATTATTACACTGTTTTACAAATGTTAATTTTCTGTTCTAACTTAGccaatttatacagtgaaatgTGACACAAAGTGACAAACTGAAATTTATTGTTGCAGCTAGGAGTGGGCGATATGACCAAAATATCATATCATGTCGAGTGagttaattttacttttttttttataccattgaaatttcataatTCTTGCCACTATTTTCAATATTACAAAAACTATTACTTCTATCCTACAGAGCAGCTTTTTTCCTAGCAATTGTGTCATACCTGTAAAGCCCAACAAAATAGAGAGGGAGGACAGTACTGGCACCAGCAGACCGGATGAGGCGGGGCTCAGGTAGCGCTACACTTTTACGGGTCAGTTCTTTAACCAGCAGCCCCATGGGATCAACCACCCTCCACATGTCAAACAGATCTTTCCCAATCACTTGAGTCACAAGGAAATCCTACAAAAACAACACCCAACAGATGGATCAAACTTTAGTGCACAAACAAAGATTAAGGCCTGGAATACAAcatataattacaaaatattatatattatatattattatgtaatatgacaaataattaaacatttatatataattaaatacataaaacacaattttaattagtacaattttaaaatattttaacataggATTAACACATAACtttcatattatttataataatacaaatatatacatttattaaaataatacaaattatataataataaaaatataaaatcagaattattatgattaataataaaacatttatatatgcatttaaaatatatataaaatacaaaatataaaaatatataattacatattAGTCTTAATTACAATTGATTTTTTAACAACATCACAATCATGTAAAATATACATAACaaaagaattatatatatatatatatatatatattaaatacagtaattaattacatttttaaatggtctatctatctatctatctatctatctatctatctatctatctatctatctatctatctatctatctatctaattatttcctatatataaaaaacaacataaggcgggtgcacactgtgcgattttggtcgtctgagacaaatttttgagaatcctaaaagattcctgtAATCCTAGGCTGAAATCTGTAGTCTTTGttcgctagtttgacatgttcacagaCAGCCAGTTAATGACCGATGtgatcaaattttacctccgatgaaattctggcagtgtcagaagatttggcacacagtcctgcagagtgACTTCTCCTACAATGAATGTCAAATTGTCTtcgtttttcaagacaagccgtgATCAAAGTTAACCGTAGAGATGtctttgttagccaccatttcagtcctGTGTGTAATGCAGCTCACAGTCACCAAACAAGTGTGGGctgatgatgtaaaactctgGACGAGTGTCTGTTTTTAACGCATCTTGATTGTCGTACAGTCTGACTTAAATGATGGCTAAGATCCCACAGTGTGCCATGAGGATCACGAACATACAGTCGACAAGCAACAATCATAAAggactgttagaaaccacacTGTGTGCACCCAGCGTAAAATATGTTAACTGCAATGGGACACTTGTCTTACCCTAATAAAAAGGCCGGCTCGCACAGGCCCGCTGCTCTGCTCCAGAGCACCAATCACAGCGAAGAACGTTCCCTGCAGTGTGTCATCTGGAATAGGAAACTCTGCACTCATCGTCAATTCCTCCACGGCAAGGTTCCGTGCGACATGACACATGACCTCTGACCCTGTCAGATGACCTACAACGGCTGCCACACCCTCCTCAGGCAAGCTAGGAAAGCTGCCCCTGCACCAGTCACTGAGGAAACCCTGTATATAACAATGGAAAgttaatattaatatcataCCAATTTTTCCAGTATAAACTCATCAGTGTTCTCACCTTTGTGAACTGTTGACCGTGCGCACGCAGCTCGCCGTTGTCTTTCAGGTTGAGGGCGGTCGTCTCCGAGTCAAGGCCCAGCGCTCGCCTCCTCTCCTCCTCAGATCGCAGGTAACACGAATTCACAAATGCAGTCTTCAGAAGATCCAGAGAGAAACTCTCCTGCAGACGGGTGCTGAAAGCCTCCACTTCAGCATGATAATCAAAGTTTGGCTGCTGGGAGCTGATGGGAAGAGAAAACAAAACGGGTTACAACAAACACATGTAATTCAATATGCAagatatatatcatatatatatattatatatatcatatatatatatatatatatacatatatatatatatatatatacatatatatatatatctatacatatatatacactaccgttcaaaagtttggggtcagtaggatttttttaatgttttaaaagtagtatcttatgctcaccaagtctgcatttatttgattaaaaatacaaacaaaaacagtaatattgtgaaatattattccaatttaaaacagctgttttctatgtcaatatacagtaaagtgtaatttattcctgtgatcgaagctgaattttcagcatcattacttcagacTTCAGGCTGAACAAGTATGTACTGGTATTacatttttctttcaaaaaaacaacattatacTCTAGATTTCAAGTTAATTCTGTGACTATCAGTTATGATTTCTCATGATTCTAATGAGAAAACTTTGTAATTGATGGGAAATTATGCAAAATATGACAACCCCAAAAATATGTAATGACAAGAATGCACGAACAAGACATCTGCAGCTTTAGTGgtcacaataaaaacagtaataaagaGAAGACAAGATACTCAATATCACTGTGTTTATATTGAGATTAATAACAAAAACCACTGGCTGTGTCTTAAAACCTAATAAGCTTAGAAAGCATTTTTGGGCATCACAGATACTGCCCAAAGCGCCTAAACATACAGCCTTGGCTCAATATGATTCGAGTCACAGCCAGAGAGTAACACTAGTGGCCTTGAGATGTTCTACTGACCGCGGCTTTGGAGGTGGAGGTCCCTCCAGCTTTCTCTTCCTCTCCATAATGAGTGTGTAAGCCTTCATCCATCTCTTCTTCTCTCTGACTTGTGTGAGCATCACTCCTCTGGACACATGATAATGCAGAGGTATCACAGCGCGACTCACGAGCGCCCTGCACGCCGCCATGACAGCTGCGACCTGCCTGTCGAAAGAGCGACGGAAAGAGGGAGGGAAACTGTCCACAGCGCCACCACCGGTCCGGAGCACCGGCATAAACATGCCAAGAAGAGTGATTAAAATTACCCAGGGAAAGGGAGATTTCTTTTGGAAAATTGTGTACTGAAGTTGTTTTTTCTTCGCATTCACAGTCAAGTAGAAATtgaacgacatttttctcataatttaacgagtttgttctcgtaatttaacgagtttattctcaacaatttatctcgacatttttcttgaaatttaacaagtttattctcaacattttatctcgacatttttctcgaaatttaacaagtttattctcaacattttatctcgacatttttctttaaatttaacgagttttttctcataatttaacgagtttattctcaacattttatctcgacatttttctcgaaatttaacaagtttattctcaacattttatctcgactttttttctcaacatttaatctcgaattttttcttgaaatttaacaagatttttttctcgtaatttaacaagttcattctcaacattttattttgactttttacttgaaatttaacgactttttttctcaatttaacgagtttttttctcgtaatttaatgactttattctcaacattttatctcgacatttttctcgtaatttaacgagtttattctcaacattttatctcgacatttttcttgaaatttaacgagttttttctcataatttaacaagtttattctcaacattttatctcgacttttttctcgaaatttaacgagttttttctcataatttaatgagtttattctcaacattttatctcgacttttttctcgaaatttaacaagttttttcctcataatttaatgagtttattctcaacattttatctcgacttttttctcgaaatttaacaagttttttcctcataatttaatgagtttattctcaacattttatctcgacttttttctcgaaatttagcgagttttttctcaacatttaatctcgaattttttcttgaaatttaacaagatttttttctcgtaatttaacaagttcattctcaacattttattttgactttttacttgaaatttaacgtctttttttctcaatttaacgagtttttttctcgtaatttaatgactttattctcaacattttatctcgaaatttaatgactttttctcaaaatttaatgactttattctcaactttttatcgacttttttctcaaaatttaacgagtttattgtcaacattttatttagactttttctctaaatttaacgatttttttctcataatttaatgagtttattctcaacattttatctcgacatttttcttgaaatttaacaagtttattctcaactttttatcgacttttttctcaaattattttttctcgtaatttaacgagtttactctcaacattttatttaaactttttttctagaaatttaatgacttttcctcgaaatttaatgactttattctcaactttttatttcaacttttttctagaaatttaacgagtttttctcaaaatttaacaactttaatctcgagatggttttatttttttattattgcttggccccaATCCTCTTCCATAGTAATTCAAAGTAAATTCAAGTGCTTTTCTAAATGTCTTGCATtaccatatatttttttatcatcatTAACCCTTTTTATAATCATTAATACACAAATTGTTTCTTAGTTAAGAAAGTTCTAATGTTGTTATTAAGTAAAACTATTCAAATTTGTTTTCTGTAactaaaataaagctgaaataaaataaaatacaaatattaaatgaaaaacttaaacatgtattaaccaaaacttaatttaaaatgaaaatactttcaaaatattaataaatactatgatGGTATAAAAATAAtggtataaaaataaatacaaaaataacactAAGTAGCTGATTTCCAGCTTTGTTTGGAAAACTTGCTGACTTTAATCAGTCATGCTTAAGACCAGCATGAATGAAACACATGGAGCTGAAACAAATCCAGTAGATTAAAGCAGGCAGAACAGAGTGCAGTTCACTACTGTTgtaatttattcaaataaaagcaTTGTTTATGGCTCTGTGAAAGGAAAACTGAATCTGTATAATTTCAGTAATATCCTGCAGAAATGGGCTGTAGCAGAATTAACACCAGTTTCACATAAATAATAACCAGGACTGAACTCACACTAACAAGTATGGATTCTATGTTGATGTAAGGTAACATATAGACGTACATAATGTACCTAAAATCACAACAGTCCATAACATGTtactattatttcattttatgcaTTTCTCTTGTCTATGATATCAGTACGTCTGATTCCATTGGTCTTTGTAAAAGTTCACGTAATATTTTACTAATTTGTATAGTAAAActatgggaaaaaaaattattacagCCAAAGCTCAAAGACACGTGAAGTAATATATATACATCTGGTTCATGCCTGGCtatgcaaaaaaacaacaaaaaacaaacaaacaaacaaaaacaaaaaaaaacacccccAAAAAGGAAtttaaaacatacaaaacaaagaaaaagagcaattgtacaattgtacaaaaaaaaaaaaaagtctataaatacatatttataataataaaaaaaggctGGACCAACTCAAACACAAAAAGCTATCCCTGACTTTACCGCTTTTGCCATgaagaaaacaaaatgttttagcCAATATAAAATACGGCTAAAGTTTGACACATAGAAGCAGGCCGGGTTTTGATTTTGCCCCTCCCACATTGTGGAGTCCATGTAGCTTTAGCGCCGGAACCAAACCCAGCTGTTGATAAGCCAGAAAGCCACAGTGATGGAATACATGATCATTTCTCGCTTGGCTCTCTCTTTGTTCTCCTCCTCTATGAGCTGCAAACGCCGGTTCAACTTGACAATCTGTAATGACACAAaatcaaagaaattaataatccATCTTTGAGATCAGTTATTGCTCATTTATACACACCACTGTTCAAAGTTTAGAGGCAGTaagatttattattttctctttgTGTGTGAATTACACATCCTTCCTTGCGGGTCAAAATGACCCAAAGCATTAAAATTAGACCTTTTT
Proteins encoded in this window:
- the mrpl44 gene encoding 39S ribosomal protein L44, mitochondrial, coding for MAACRALVSRAVIPLHYHVSRGVMLTQVREKKRWMKAYTLIMERKRKLEGPPPPKPRSQQPNFDYHAEVEAFSTRLQESFSLDLLKTAFVNSCYLRSEEERRRALGLDSETTALNLKDNGELRAHGQQFTKGFLSDWCRGSFPSLPEEGVAAVVGHLTGSEVMCHVARNLAVEELTMSAEFPIPDDTLQGTFFAVIGALEQSSGPVRAGLFIRDFLVTQVIGKDLFDMWRVVDPMGLLVKELTRKSVALPEPRLIRSAGASTVLPLYFVGLYSDRKLLAQGPGETVLAAEEEAARVALRKLYGFTENRRPCDFTAPTGQLQKPSARALASG